In one Streptomyces sp. NBC_01288 genomic region, the following are encoded:
- a CDS encoding cysteine desulfurase family protein, with protein sequence MAYLDHAATTPMLPEAVEAMTAHLSITGNASSLHASGRKARRTVEEARETLAEALGARPSEVVFTSGGTEADNLAVKGLYWSRRDADPARTRILASPVEHHAVLDAVHWLGEHEGATVEYLPVDSYGRVRPEVLREAIARNPDDVALATVMWANNEIGTVMPVRELADVAGEFGIPLHADAVQAFGQIPVDFAASGLAAATVSGHKIGGPYGIGALLLGREYTPVPVLHGGGQERHVRSGTLDVPAIASFAVAGRLAAEQREWFAREIGALRDELISAVRTAVPDAILGGDPVDRLPANAHFTFPGCEGDSLLLLLDAQGIECSTGSACTAGVAQPSHVLLATGTDPDLARGTLRFSLGHTSTEADVEAVAKAIGPAVDRARAAGLT encoded by the coding sequence ATGGCATACCTCGACCACGCCGCGACCACCCCGATGCTTCCCGAGGCAGTCGAGGCGATGACGGCCCACCTGAGCATCACGGGCAACGCCTCCTCCCTCCACGCTTCCGGCCGCAAGGCCCGCCGTACGGTCGAAGAGGCCCGGGAGACCCTCGCCGAAGCGCTCGGCGCCCGCCCCAGCGAGGTCGTGTTCACCTCCGGCGGCACCGAGGCCGACAACCTCGCGGTGAAGGGCCTGTACTGGTCCCGCCGCGACGCCGACCCGGCCCGCACCCGGATCCTGGCCAGCCCCGTCGAGCACCACGCCGTCCTGGACGCCGTCCACTGGCTGGGCGAGCACGAGGGTGCCACCGTCGAGTACCTCCCGGTCGACTCCTACGGCCGGGTCCGCCCCGAGGTGCTGCGCGAGGCGATCGCCCGCAACCCCGACGACGTCGCCCTGGCGACCGTGATGTGGGCCAACAACGAGATCGGCACGGTCATGCCGGTGCGTGAACTCGCCGATGTGGCGGGGGAGTTCGGCATCCCGCTGCACGCCGACGCGGTGCAGGCCTTCGGTCAGATCCCGGTCGACTTCGCCGCCTCCGGGCTCGCCGCGGCAACCGTCTCCGGCCACAAGATCGGCGGCCCGTACGGCATCGGCGCCCTGCTGCTGGGCCGTGAGTACACCCCCGTCCCCGTCCTGCACGGCGGCGGCCAGGAACGCCATGTCCGCTCCGGCACCCTCGACGTCCCCGCGATCGCCTCCTTCGCGGTCGCCGGCCGGCTGGCCGCCGAGCAACGCGAGTGGTTCGCCCGCGAGATCGGCGCCCTGCGCGACGAGTTGATCTCCGCCGTCCGTACGGCCGTCCCGGACGCGATCCTCGGCGGCGACCCGGTGGACCGCCTCCCGGCCAACGCCCACTTCACGTTCCCGGGTTGTGAAGGCGACTCCCTGCTGCTCCTGCTGGACGCCCAGGGCATCGAGTGTTCCACCGGCTCGGCCTGCACGGCGGGCGTCGCCCAGCCCAGCCACGTCCTCCTCGCCACCGGCACCGACCCGGACCTGGCCCGCGGCACCCTGCGCTTCTCTCTCGGCCACACCTCCACGGAGGCCGACGTGGAGGCGGTCGCGAAGGCGATCGGCCCGGCGGTGGACCGTGCTCGCGCCGCCGGGCTGACCTGA
- a CDS encoding helix-turn-helix transcriptional regulator, which yields MKADRLLSILLLLQTRGRVPAHELADRLEVSVRTIYRDVEALSASGVPVYAERGRHGGIELLAGFRTDVTGLTADESRALFILAAQGAHAALGLDAALGSALRKVMAALPAPYRPAAEVTSRRILVDATRWKGGPQPAVDLDVLQDAVFADRRLRLRYRHSGAKEPSTYTVDPYGLVSKAGVWYLVADRRARPRLFRADRVHSATLLPDPVKRRPGVELADAWEELRRQVEERPGGLDVTVRVRRSRLDMFLRLNASSLAELPKTEGVVDGEGDWVTVRLTYGVVREARQLLQFADALEVVSPPEVRAEVAAAAASVTELYQRVGAGQ from the coding sequence GTGAAGGCCGACCGACTGCTCTCGATCCTGTTGCTCCTGCAGACCCGGGGCCGCGTCCCCGCGCATGAACTCGCCGACCGGCTTGAGGTGTCGGTGCGGACCATCTACCGGGACGTCGAGGCGTTGTCGGCGTCCGGGGTGCCGGTGTACGCCGAGCGCGGGCGGCACGGCGGGATCGAGTTGCTCGCCGGGTTCCGTACGGACGTGACGGGACTGACCGCCGACGAGTCGCGCGCCCTGTTCATCCTGGCCGCGCAGGGCGCCCACGCCGCACTCGGTCTCGACGCCGCGCTCGGTTCCGCGCTGCGCAAGGTGATGGCCGCGCTGCCGGCGCCGTACCGGCCGGCCGCCGAGGTGACCTCCCGGCGCATCCTCGTCGACGCCACCCGCTGGAAGGGCGGGCCCCAACCCGCCGTGGATCTGGACGTGTTGCAGGATGCGGTCTTCGCTGATCGGCGGTTGCGGCTGCGCTATCGACACAGCGGGGCCAAGGAGCCGAGCACCTACACCGTCGATCCCTACGGCCTCGTCTCCAAGGCCGGCGTCTGGTATCTCGTCGCCGACCGCCGTGCGCGCCCCCGCCTCTTCCGCGCCGACCGCGTCCACTCGGCCACCCTCCTCCCGGACCCCGTGAAGCGCCGCCCTGGTGTCGAACTCGCCGACGCCTGGGAGGAGTTGCGCCGCCAGGTGGAGGAACGCCCCGGCGGACTCGACGTCACCGTCCGGGTCCGCCGCTCCCGCCTCGACATGTTCCTGCGCCTCAACGCCTCCTCGCTCGCCGAACTCCCCAAGACGGAAGGGGTGGTTGACGGCGAGGGCGACTGGGTGACCGTCCGGCTGACCTACGGCGTCGTCCGCGAGGCGCGCCAACTGCTCCAGTTCGCCGACGCGTTGGAGGTCGTATCACCGCCGGAGGTACGCGCGGAGGTGGCCGCGGCGGCCGCTTCTGTCACGGAGCTGTACCAGCGGGTAGGCGCGGGTCAGTAG
- a CDS encoding TetR family transcriptional regulator produces the protein MSHTLGIRQVQKQKTRQALLDAALGLLEEQSLSSLGLREVTRAVGVAPTAFYRHFRSTADLGVALVEEALGSLHPMIRQTVAPADSGQRITRAVELIAHHVSTHPAHVRFIARERHGGVQPVREAIREQLARFAEEVKAELAKDPESRGWRDDDLLMLAHLYVDQMLITASLFLEALEASDEERERVAQLAQQQMRLISVGRRHWLG, from the coding sequence ATGAGTCACACCCTCGGCATCCGGCAGGTACAGAAGCAGAAGACCCGACAGGCGTTGCTGGACGCCGCGTTGGGGCTGCTGGAGGAGCAGAGCCTGAGCAGTCTCGGCCTGCGCGAGGTCACCCGGGCCGTGGGCGTCGCCCCGACCGCCTTCTACCGGCACTTCCGCTCCACGGCCGACCTCGGGGTCGCACTCGTCGAGGAGGCGCTGGGCAGTCTGCATCCGATGATCCGGCAGACGGTGGCCCCGGCGGACAGCGGCCAACGCATCACGCGGGCCGTCGAGTTGATCGCCCATCACGTGAGCACGCACCCGGCGCACGTCCGCTTCATCGCGCGCGAGCGGCACGGCGGGGTGCAGCCGGTACGGGAGGCCATCCGGGAGCAACTCGCCCGGTTCGCCGAGGAGGTGAAGGCCGAACTCGCCAAGGACCCCGAGTCACGCGGCTGGCGCGACGACGACCTGCTGATGCTGGCCCACCTCTACGTCGACCAGATGCTCATCACGGCCTCGCTCTTCCTGGAGGCACTGGAGGCGTCGGACGAGGAGCGCGAGCGGGTGGCCCAACTCGCCCAGCAGCAGATGCGGTTGATCAGCGTGGGGCGACGGCACTGGCTCGGCTGA
- a CDS encoding TIGR03086 family metal-binding protein: protein MNPNANDPRPLYTRATEQAAALIRTVRPEQLSSPTPCTEFDVRTLLSHLVGGTHRIATIGEGGDGMAVHPFVDGIDDQGWPTAYDEARTRVRNAWSDDSRLDALVQVPWGKTPGRIALSGYIMENVTHAWDLSESLGHPVQLDPELAEFALTIARRVLPDPERDADTPFDTAQPTPEGADPYRQLAAWLGRKPLD from the coding sequence ATGAACCCCAACGCGAACGACCCCCGCCCCCTGTACACCCGAGCCACCGAGCAGGCCGCGGCCCTGATCAGGACGGTACGCCCGGAGCAGCTCTCGTCCCCCACCCCCTGCACGGAGTTCGACGTGCGCACCCTCCTGAGCCACCTCGTCGGCGGCACCCACCGCATCGCGACGATCGGCGAGGGCGGCGACGGCATGGCCGTACACCCCTTCGTCGACGGCATCGACGACCAGGGCTGGCCGACGGCCTACGACGAGGCCCGCACCCGGGTCAGGAACGCCTGGTCGGACGACTCCCGCCTGGACGCCCTGGTCCAGGTCCCCTGGGGCAAGACCCCGGGCCGCATCGCCCTCTCCGGCTACATCATGGAGAACGTCACCCACGCCTGGGACCTCTCGGAGTCCCTGGGCCACCCCGTCCAACTCGACCCGGAACTGGCCGAGTTCGCCCTGACGATCGCCCGCAGGGTCCTGCCGGACCCCGAACGGGACGCGGACACCCCCTTCGACACGGCACAGCCGACGCCCGAAGGAGCCGACCCCTACAGGCAGTTGGCCGCCTGGCTCGGGCGCAAGCCGCTCGACTGA
- a CDS encoding DUF427 domain-containing protein yields MAQGHTITIEQGDRHVRVVHGDQVLAESDRPLVLKETGSPVRYYLPPEDVRLDLLTPSETHTHCPFKGDASYWSLPDSPDLVWAYPDPKPDVAQIKDHLCFYEVEVS; encoded by the coding sequence ATGGCCCAAGGACACACGATCACGATCGAGCAGGGCGACCGGCACGTCCGCGTCGTCCACGGCGACCAGGTGCTGGCGGAGAGCGACCGCCCCCTCGTCCTGAAGGAGACCGGTTCCCCGGTGCGGTACTACCTCCCTCCGGAGGATGTACGCCTCGACCTCCTGACCCCCTCCGAGACCCACACCCACTGCCCCTTCAAGGGCGACGCCTCCTACTGGTCCCTGCCGGACTCCCCCGACCTGGTGTGGGCGTATCCCGACCCCAAGCCCGACGTAGCCCAGATCAAGGACCACCTCTGCTTCTACGAAGTAGAGGTGTCGTAG
- a CDS encoding DUF4190 domain-containing protein, producing the protein MQLTAPATSSTTTDNNADVKPTGRRDADGMAVASFILGLVGLLVLNVFLGPIAIALAGAALWRGTARRGRAFLGLGLGIADLLVLVAFMQLDSTVSWSF; encoded by the coding sequence ATGCAACTCACCGCACCGGCAACCAGCAGCACCACCACCGACAACAACGCCGACGTGAAGCCCACCGGCCGTCGCGACGCCGACGGCATGGCCGTCGCGTCCTTCATCCTCGGCCTCGTCGGACTGCTCGTGCTCAACGTGTTCCTCGGCCCGATCGCCATCGCCCTGGCCGGCGCGGCGCTGTGGCGCGGCACCGCCCGTCGCGGCCGTGCGTTCCTCGGCCTGGGACTCGGCATCGCCGATCTGCTGGTCCTCGTCGCCTTCATGCAGCTGGACAGCACGGTCTCCTGGAGCTTCTAG
- the mnmA gene encoding tRNA 2-thiouridine(34) synthase MnmA: MTETSQRPRPLRVLAAMSGGVDSAVAAARAAEAGHDVTGVHLALSANPQSFRTGARGCCTIEDSRDARRAADVIGIPFYVWDLADRFREDVVEDFVAEYEAGRTPNPCLRCNEKIKFAALLDKALALGFDAVCTGHYAQVIVNEDGTRELHRASDMAKDQSYVLGVLDERQLAHALFPLGDTVTTKDEIRAEAERRGLAVAKKPDSHDICFIADGDTQGFLAGRLGKAEGDIVDESGSVIGSHEGAYGFTIGQRKGLRIGTPAADGKPRYVLDISPVDNTVTVGPAASLDVSGLTAVKPRWCGTAPTGPGTYTAQLRAHGGETEVTAELVDGTLEVSFTEPVRGVAPGQAIVLYDDTRVVGSATIATTTRAATAMA, from the coding sequence ATGACTGAGACCTCGCAGCGCCCCCGCCCCCTTCGCGTACTCGCCGCCATGTCGGGCGGCGTCGATTCCGCCGTCGCCGCCGCCCGCGCCGCGGAAGCCGGCCACGACGTGACCGGCGTCCACCTCGCGCTCTCCGCGAACCCGCAATCGTTCCGCACGGGCGCGCGTGGCTGTTGCACGATCGAGGACTCACGGGACGCCCGCCGCGCCGCCGACGTCATCGGCATCCCGTTCTACGTCTGGGACCTCGCCGACCGCTTCCGCGAGGACGTCGTCGAGGACTTCGTCGCCGAGTACGAGGCCGGCCGCACCCCGAACCCGTGCCTGCGCTGCAACGAGAAGATCAAGTTCGCCGCCCTGCTCGACAAGGCGCTCGCCCTCGGCTTCGACGCGGTCTGCACCGGCCACTACGCGCAGGTGATCGTGAACGAGGACGGCACCCGCGAACTGCACCGCGCCTCCGACATGGCCAAGGACCAGTCGTACGTCCTCGGTGTCCTGGACGAGCGGCAGCTCGCACACGCGCTGTTCCCGCTCGGCGACACGGTCACGACGAAGGACGAGATCCGCGCGGAGGCCGAGCGCCGGGGCCTCGCGGTCGCCAAGAAGCCCGACTCGCACGACATCTGCTTCATCGCCGACGGCGACACCCAGGGCTTCCTCGCGGGCCGCCTCGGCAAGGCCGAGGGCGACATCGTCGACGAGTCCGGCTCCGTCATCGGCTCGCACGAGGGCGCGTACGGCTTCACCATCGGCCAGCGCAAGGGCCTGCGCATCGGCACCCCGGCGGCCGACGGCAAGCCGCGCTACGTCCTGGACATCTCCCCGGTCGACAACACGGTGACGGTCGGCCCGGCCGCCTCCCTCGACGTCAGCGGCCTCACCGCCGTCAAGCCCCGCTGGTGCGGCACGGCCCCGACCGGCCCCGGCACCTACACCGCCCAGCTCCGCGCCCACGGCGGCGAGACCGAGGTCACCGCCGAACTCGTCGACGGCACCCTGGAGGTGTCGTTCACCGAGCCGGTACGGGGCGTGGCCCCCGGGCAGGCGATCGTGCTGTACGACGACACGCGCGTGGTGGGGTCGGCGACGATCGCGACGACCACGCGCGCGGCGACGGCGATGGCCTGA
- a CDS encoding alpha/beta fold hydrolase, translated as MDKKTVSRDGTAIAYERIGGGPPVVLVGGAMTTGDGLLPLAAQLAHRFGAVPYDRRGRGASGDTAPFAVAREVEDLAALIDAVGGSAALYGHSSGAALALHAAASGLPVTQVALYEPPFALDATGAKERAEYTERLTELLAEGRHGDAVALFMALTGAPPEMIDGARHSPMWPGMEAIAPTLAYDDASMGDGSVPAERLASLSVPVLTIAGGASPEWMREAAQAVADAAPDGSYRTLDGQTHMVDPAVLAPVLTEFFADSN; from the coding sequence ATGGACAAGAAGACTGTTTCGCGCGACGGCACCGCCATCGCGTACGAACGCATCGGTGGGGGTCCGCCCGTCGTCCTGGTCGGTGGCGCGATGACCACGGGCGACGGGCTCCTGCCGCTCGCCGCGCAGCTCGCGCACCGGTTCGGGGCCGTCCCGTACGACCGCCGGGGCCGGGGCGCGAGCGGCGACACGGCGCCGTTCGCCGTGGCCCGGGAGGTCGAGGACCTCGCGGCGCTGATCGACGCCGTGGGCGGCAGCGCGGCGCTCTACGGCCACTCGTCCGGCGCCGCCCTCGCCCTGCACGCGGCGGCGAGCGGCCTCCCCGTCACCCAAGTCGCCCTGTACGAGCCGCCGTTCGCCCTCGACGCGACCGGCGCCAAGGAGCGCGCCGAGTACACCGAGCGCCTCACGGAACTCCTCGCCGAGGGCCGCCACGGCGACGCCGTCGCACTCTTCATGGCGCTCACCGGCGCACCCCCGGAGATGATCGACGGCGCCCGCCACTCCCCCATGTGGCCCGGCATGGAGGCCATCGCCCCGACCCTCGCCTACGACGACGCGTCCATGGGGGATGGATCGGTGCCGGCGGAGCGGCTGGCGTCCCTGTCCGTCCCGGTGCTCACCATCGCGGGCGGCGCGAGCCCCGAGTGGATGCGGGAGGCCGCGCAGGCTGTGGCGGACGCGGCGCCGGACGGGTCGTACCGCACGCTGGACGGTCAGACCCACATGGTGGACCCGGCCGTGCTTGCGCCTGTGCTCACCGAGTTCTTCGCGGACTCGAACTGA
- a CDS encoding multicopper oxidase family protein gives MTHTSEPASGENRDAKGNHRKSMAEKREHGKDIALRGKGLHRRKFLGGMAGTGIAAVAAAGGAFSLLNGAAKNKASAADSTLVIPDLLEGTTSGTTTTFTLEAKTGTAEVLSGVTSDTMGYNQSFLGPTMKWTNGDTVLLNITNSLGADTTVHFHGAHVPAKMDGGPQVAFSDGTTWSPTFTVDDDAKTLWYHPHALGTTAKQAVHGLAGMIIVEDDSTASSDLPSDYGVDDIPLIFQCLATDSAGDIKYDLTGYLSSGLSYPLLLNGTNVDSTTLGFTATKTRTRFRVLNASPSDIITVQRSDGGTLSQIATDQGYLTEATDVTSIRLVAGARAEFVMDLSADATLQAVITTGWVRGGSGTYDVLAITASGTDTPDDLPSTLNTIDRYDTSDFTARTITLGQSGTTMLINGSAGTSMSSMAMISTTLGSKEIWTIKNSTQLEHSFHLHDVPYQLISINGETPTGVELGWYDTYEVVGGGSIEVAMEFTDYADDTYMYMLHCHLLQHEDEGMMAALMVTES, from the coding sequence ATGACACACACCAGCGAGCCCGCGTCCGGAGAGAACAGAGACGCGAAGGGCAACCACCGCAAATCCATGGCCGAGAAGCGCGAGCACGGCAAGGACATCGCGCTCCGAGGCAAGGGTCTGCACCGGCGCAAGTTCCTCGGCGGCATGGCCGGGACCGGTATCGCGGCGGTCGCCGCGGCCGGAGGGGCCTTCTCCCTGCTGAACGGCGCGGCGAAGAACAAGGCGTCCGCGGCGGACAGCACCCTGGTCATCCCGGACCTCCTGGAGGGCACGACCAGCGGCACCACCACGACCTTCACCCTGGAGGCCAAGACCGGCACCGCCGAGGTGCTGAGCGGGGTCACCAGCGACACCATGGGCTACAACCAGTCGTTCCTCGGCCCCACCATGAAGTGGACCAACGGCGACACGGTCCTGCTGAACATCACCAACAGCCTGGGCGCGGACACCACCGTCCACTTCCACGGCGCCCACGTCCCGGCCAAGATGGACGGCGGCCCGCAGGTCGCGTTCTCCGACGGGACCACCTGGTCGCCGACGTTCACGGTCGACGACGACGCGAAGACCCTCTGGTACCACCCGCACGCGCTGGGCACCACGGCCAAGCAGGCGGTGCACGGGCTGGCCGGGATGATCATCGTCGAGGACGACTCGACCGCCTCGTCGGACCTGCCGAGCGACTACGGCGTCGACGACATCCCGCTGATCTTCCAGTGCCTGGCCACGGACAGCGCCGGTGACATCAAGTACGACCTGACGGGCTATCTCAGCAGCGGTCTCAGCTACCCGCTGCTGCTGAACGGCACGAACGTCGACTCCACCACGCTCGGCTTCACGGCCACCAAGACCCGCACCCGCTTCCGCGTGCTGAACGCCTCGCCCTCGGACATCATCACCGTCCAGCGCAGCGACGGCGGCACGCTCAGCCAGATCGCGACCGACCAGGGCTATCTGACCGAGGCGACCGACGTCACGTCGATCCGGCTGGTGGCCGGCGCCCGCGCCGAGTTCGTGATGGACCTGAGCGCGGACGCGACGCTCCAGGCCGTCATCACCACCGGCTGGGTCCGCGGCGGCAGCGGCACCTACGACGTCCTCGCCATCACCGCGAGCGGCACGGACACCCCGGACGACCTCCCCAGCACCCTCAACACCATCGACCGCTACGACACCAGCGACTTCACGGCCCGCACCATCACGCTCGGCCAGAGCGGCACGACCATGCTGATCAACGGCTCGGCCGGCACCAGCATGTCCTCCATGGCGATGATCAGCACCACGCTGGGGTCCAAGGAGATCTGGACGATCAAGAACAGCACCCAGCTGGAACACTCGTTCCATCTGCACGACGTGCCGTACCAGCTCATATCGATCAACGGCGAGACACCGACAGGCGTCGAACTGGGGTGGTACGACACCTACGAAGTGGTCGGTGGCGGCTCGATCGAGGTCGCCATGGAGTTCACCGACTACGCCGACGACACCTATATGTACATGCTCCACTGCCATCTCCTCCAGCACGAGGACGAGGGCATGATGGCCGCCCTGATGGTGACGGAGAGCTAG
- a CDS encoding N-acetylmuramoyl-L-alanine amidase, whose product MGETQSEQNRQSQQDSQGDRGDPAGKPPGAADTSPGSVARRPGRRALLIGGAVAAVGTAVVARDELARLWWRTPGVEKPRTPGAVDFPGATWVAASSANYRRADRPDDYAIDRVVIHVTQGSYESAVKAFQDPGHQAAAHYIVRQRGDITQMIRELDVAFHAGNRSYNERSVGIEHEGFVDRKSSFTDVMYTNSARLTAEICGRYGIPVDRKHVIGHVEVPGTDHTDPGRYWDWDRYMTLVRRAHRTQA is encoded by the coding sequence ATGGGGGAGACACAGAGCGAGCAGAACCGTCAAAGTCAGCAGGACAGTCAGGGCGATCGGGGCGATCCGGCGGGGAAGCCGCCGGGCGCCGCGGACACGTCACCCGGTTCCGTGGCCCGGCGGCCCGGGCGGCGGGCGCTGCTCATCGGCGGGGCCGTGGCCGCCGTAGGGACCGCTGTGGTGGCTCGGGACGAGTTGGCTCGGTTGTGGTGGCGGACGCCGGGGGTGGAGAAACCGCGGACTCCGGGGGCCGTCGATTTTCCAGGGGCCACGTGGGTGGCGGCTTCCTCGGCGAACTACCGGCGGGCCGACCGGCCGGACGACTACGCGATAGACCGGGTGGTCATCCATGTCACGCAGGGCAGTTACGAGAGTGCGGTGAAGGCCTTCCAGGACCCGGGGCACCAGGCGGCCGCGCACTACATCGTCCGGCAGCGCGGGGACATCACACAGATGATCCGTGAGCTGGACGTGGCCTTCCACGCGGGCAACCGGTCGTACAACGAACGCAGTGTCGGCATCGAACACGAGGGCTTCGTCGACCGGAAGTCGTCGTTCACGGACGTGATGTACACGAACTCCGCACGGCTGACGGCGGAGATATGCGGGCGCTACGGAATCCCTGTGGACCGGAAGCATGTCATCGGGCATGTGGAGGTGCCGGGGACCGATCACACGGACCCGGGGCGGTACTGGGACTGGGACCGGTACATGACACTCGTAAGGCGGGCACACCGGACACAAGCGTGA
- a CDS encoding thioesterase family protein, protein MREAAPAQAAATATRATIGDSEFDRDTAVTRRAPGVYDIDLSAGWTIISAVNGGYLLAVLGRALADALPHSDPFTISAHYLTASQPGPAVIRTDTVRTGRTLSTGQASLFQYDEEGTEVERIRVLASYGNLDSLPDDVRTTARPPAFPPMDQCFGPEDGPTPVSGSSAIADRLMLKLDPSTLGWALGAPSGKGEMRSWFGLADGRDADPLSLLLAVDALPPTAFEIGLKGWVPTVELTVHVRARPAPGALRVSITTRNLAGGFLEEDAEIWDSEDRLVAQSRQLARARLG, encoded by the coding sequence ATGCGAGAAGCAGCACCTGCGCAGGCAGCCGCGACGGCTACCCGGGCCACGATCGGCGACAGCGAGTTCGACCGCGACACGGCGGTCACCCGTCGCGCCCCGGGCGTCTACGACATCGACCTCTCGGCCGGCTGGACGATCATCAGCGCCGTCAACGGCGGCTACCTCCTCGCCGTCCTGGGCCGAGCCCTCGCGGACGCGCTTCCGCACAGCGACCCGTTCACGATCTCCGCGCACTACCTGACGGCATCCCAGCCCGGCCCGGCCGTCATCCGCACGGACACGGTCCGCACCGGCCGCACCCTCTCCACCGGCCAGGCGTCCCTCTTCCAGTACGACGAGGAGGGCACGGAGGTCGAACGCATCCGTGTCCTGGCCTCCTACGGCAACCTGGACTCCCTCCCGGACGACGTCCGTACGACGGCTCGCCCGCCGGCATTCCCGCCGATGGACCAGTGCTTCGGCCCGGAGGACGGCCCCACCCCCGTCTCCGGCAGCTCGGCGATCGCCGACCGCCTGATGCTCAAGCTCGACCCGTCCACCCTCGGCTGGGCCCTGGGCGCCCCCTCCGGCAAGGGCGAGATGCGCTCCTGGTTCGGCCTGGCGGACGGCCGCGACGCGGACCCGTTGTCCCTCCTCCTCGCGGTGGACGCCCTCCCCCCAACTGCCTTCGAGATCGGCCTCAAGGGCTGGGTCCCCACGGTCGAACTCACCGTCCACGTCCGAGCCCGCCCGGCCCCCGGCGCCCTCCGCGTCTCCATCACCACCCGCAACCTGGCCGGCGGCTTCCTGGAGGAGGACGCGGAGATCTGGGACAGCGAGGACCGACTGGTGGCCCAGTCGCGGCAGTTGGCGCGGGCGAGGCTGGGCTGA
- a CDS encoding TIGR00730 family Rossman fold protein yields MKICVFLSAADLDERYTRPAREFAELLGKGGHTLVWGGSESGLMKVVADGVQASGGRLVGVSVTFLAASAREGADEMVIASDLAERKRLLLEKSDAVVIMVGGTGTLDEATEILELKKHGHTDRPVVLLNTAGFYDGLKTQFRRMEDEGFLPVPLADLVFFAEEPVGALAYLEESQGIE; encoded by the coding sequence ATGAAGATCTGTGTCTTTCTCTCCGCCGCCGATCTGGACGAGCGCTACACGCGCCCCGCGCGCGAGTTCGCGGAACTCCTCGGCAAGGGCGGGCACACGCTCGTGTGGGGCGGTTCCGAGTCCGGGCTGATGAAGGTGGTCGCCGACGGCGTTCAGGCGTCCGGCGGACGCCTGGTGGGCGTCTCGGTGACCTTCCTGGCGGCGTCGGCACGGGAGGGCGCCGACGAGATGGTGATCGCGTCCGACCTCGCCGAACGCAAGAGGCTGCTCCTGGAGAAGTCCGACGCCGTGGTGATCATGGTGGGCGGCACCGGGACGCTGGACGAGGCCACGGAGATCCTGGAACTGAAGAAGCACGGCCACACCGACAGGCCGGTGGTGCTCCTGAACACCGCCGGCTTCTACGACGGCCTGAAGACCCAGTTCCGGCGCATGGAGGACGAGGGGTTCCTGCCCGTCCCGCTCGCCGACCTGGTGTTCTTCGCGGAGGAGCCGGTGGGGGCACTGGCCTACCTGGAGGAGAGCCAGGGCATCGAGTGA